One window of Helicobacter winghamensis ATCC BAA-430 genomic DNA carries:
- a CDS encoding class I SAM-dependent methyltransferase produces the protein MRHKESPVPIKPLELLRVHIAKAKVGKALDIACGMGRNSRFMRDCGFSVESVDISSYAINALQGESGINTQCVDLDTFRIPICSYDLICNSYFLDRRLFPYMIEGLKRGGILVFETFALSNVESQNAFASDSNHLLRKNELLKAFLDLEILFYEEALIERKKDSNLALVARLVAQKH, from the coding sequence ATGCGTCACAAAGAAAGCCCAGTTCCAATTAAGCCTTTGGAGCTTTTAAGGGTGCATATTGCAAAGGCGAAAGTTGGCAAGGCGTTGGATATTGCTTGCGGAATGGGGAGAAATTCTAGATTTATGCGTGATTGTGGCTTTAGCGTGGAGAGTGTGGATATTTCAAGTTATGCAATTAACGCGTTGCAAGGCGAGAGTGGGATTAACACACAATGTGTAGATTTGGATACATTTAGGATTCCAATTTGTAGTTATGATTTGATTTGTAATAGTTATTTTTTGGATAGGCGTTTGTTTCCTTATATGATTGAAGGGTTAAAAAGGGGTGGAATTTTGGTTTTTGAAACTTTTGCTTTAAGCAATGTGGAATCGCAAAATGCCTTTGCTAGCGATTCTAACCATTTGTTGCGAAAGAATGAGTTATTAAAGGCGTTTTTGGATCTAGAGATTTTATTTTATGAAGAAGCATTGATAGAACGCAAAAAAGATTCCAACCTTGCACTTGTAGCAAGGCTAGTAGCACAAAAACACTAG
- a CDS encoding carbon-nitrogen hydrolase, with the protein MIKVALVQHAYKENKAKTQDFTAQKVKEAAALGAKLVLLQELHSGEYFCQSENVEFFDYALEFEKDCVYFSKVAKECGVVLVTSLFERRSAGLYHNTAVVFENDGSIAGKYRKMHIPDDPGFYEKFYFAPGDLGFEPILTSLGKLGVLVCWDQWYPEAARIMALKGAEILIYPTAIGWFDVDSKEEKERQRKAWIAVQRGHSVANGIPVVAINRVGFERDSSGVIDGIRFWGSSFAYGAQGELLALGSVEKEEILYFEWDKKRSEDVRRIWPFLRDRRIDAYGDILKRYCD; encoded by the coding sequence ATGATTAAGGTGGCTTTGGTTCAGCACGCATATAAGGAAAATAAGGCAAAAACGCAAGACTTTACCGCGCAAAAGGTTAAAGAAGCGGCAGCTCTTGGTGCGAAACTTGTATTATTGCAAGAGTTGCATAGTGGAGAGTATTTTTGCCAAAGTGAGAATGTGGAGTTTTTTGACTATGCTTTAGAATTTGAAAAGGATTGTGTATATTTTTCTAAGGTGGCAAAAGAATGTGGAGTAGTGCTTGTAACTTCGCTATTTGAACGCCGTAGTGCTGGGCTGTATCATAATACTGCGGTGGTATTTGAAAATGATGGCAGTATAGCTGGAAAGTATCGCAAAATGCACATACCTGATGATCCGGGATTTTATGAGAAGTTTTATTTCGCTCCTGGGGATTTAGGGTTTGAGCCGATTTTAACAAGCCTTGGAAAACTTGGGGTGCTTGTGTGTTGGGACCAGTGGTATCCTGAAGCGGCAAGAATTATGGCGTTAAAGGGGGCTGAAATTTTGATTTATCCCACGGCTATTGGCTGGTTTGATGTGGATAGCAAGGAAGAAAAAGAGCGTCAAAGGAAAGCTTGGATAGCGGTGCAAAGAGGGCATAGCGTTGCAAATGGAATTCCTGTGGTAGCAATTAATCGCGTGGGGTTTGAGAGAGATTCTAGCGGTGTGATAGATGGAATCCGTTTTTGGGGTTCTAGCTTTGCATATGGCGCGCAAGGGGAGTTGCTAGCTTTAGGAAGTGTGGAGAAGGAAGAGATTTTGTATTTTGAGTGGGATAAAAAGCGCAGTGAAGATGTGCGCCGCATTTGGCCCTTTTTGCGAGATAGGCGCATTGACGCGTATGGGGATATTTTGAAGCGGTATTGTGATTAA
- a CDS encoding tRNA cyclic N6-threonylcarbamoyladenosine(37) synthase TcdA, with product MQNKRFARTLLLFKENGFQKLQNSSVLLLGVGGVGSFALDCLYRTGVGKICIVDYDVFDESNQNRQIGSFEGVGRKKVEVLSQEYQGILSLDSKVTQDFIDNFDFSVYDIVIDAIDDIDAKVALALKIANKPKKMLIKEKMPHLLVSTGSAKKLDPSEIQFASIWKSYGDKFARKFREELKKREFKGDFMVAFSPEVPKCKELGSFSGVTASFGLRLASEAVALILKKE from the coding sequence ATGCAAAATAAGCGTTTTGCTAGGACTTTGTTGCTTTTTAAGGAAAATGGATTCCAAAAATTACAAAATTCTAGTGTGTTATTGCTTGGTGTTGGGGGCGTTGGGAGTTTCGCGCTAGATTGCTTGTATCGCACAGGTGTTGGGAAAATTTGCATTGTGGATTATGATGTGTTTGATGAAAGCAATCAAAATCGGCAAATTGGTTCTTTTGAAGGTGTAGGGCGTAAAAAAGTGGAAGTTTTATCACAGGAATATCAGGGGATTTTAAGTTTGGATTCCAAAGTTACGCAGGATTTTATTGATAATTTTGACTTTAGTGTGTATGATATTGTAATTGATGCCATTGATGATATTGATGCAAAGGTTGCTCTAGCGCTAAAGATTGCAAACAAGCCTAAAAAGATGCTTATAAAGGAGAAAATGCCTCATTTACTTGTTTCCACTGGGAGCGCAAAAAAACTTGATCCTTCAGAGATTCAGTTTGCTTCTATTTGGAAAAGCTATGGTGATAAGTTTGCAAGGAAGTTTAGAGAAGAGCTTAAGAAACGAGAATTTAAGGGGGATTTTATGGTGGCGTTTAGCCCAGAAGTCCCTAAATGCAAGGAGCTTGGAAGCTTTAGTGGTGTAACAGCTAGCTTTGGATTGCGTTTAGCAAGTGAAGCGGTTGCTTTAATTTTAAAAAAGGAATAA
- the surE gene encoding 5'/3'-nucleotidase SurE, with protein MKRILITNDDGYESPGLLALKEALSPLGHCVIVAPASEKSACGHGMTLTRPLRFIKLEDDFYKLDDGSPTDCIYLSLNALYDEGVKPDLIVSGINIGSNMGEDVSYSGTASAAMEGVLHGIPSLAVSQVLKDKNHFGFDFALAKESIYTLAKKILESSYPLGFREFLNVNIPQLKPQDCKGMQITELGIRTYGNDAHLHRNPRGEEYYWLGLHPLAWSERENGELSDFSAINQGYVSITPITLDFTARTRLSGLKEWLDAK; from the coding sequence TTGAAACGCATTTTAATAACAAATGATGATGGTTATGAATCCCCGGGATTACTAGCACTAAAAGAAGCGTTAAGCCCTTTGGGGCATTGTGTAATTGTAGCTCCAGCAAGTGAAAAATCCGCTTGCGGGCATGGAATGACGCTAACCCGCCCTTTGCGCTTTATTAAGCTTGAAGATGATTTTTATAAATTAGATGATGGAAGTCCAACAGATTGTATTTATCTCTCACTTAATGCGCTTTATGATGAAGGAGTAAAGCCTGATTTAATTGTAAGTGGAATTAATATTGGCTCAAATATGGGAGAAGATGTAAGTTATTCTGGCACAGCAAGTGCAGCTATGGAAGGTGTTTTGCACGGGATTCCATCTTTAGCAGTTTCGCAAGTGTTAAAGGATAAAAATCATTTTGGCTTTGATTTTGCGCTTGCAAAAGAGAGCATTTATACGCTTGCAAAAAAAATCCTTGAAAGCTCTTATCCTTTGGGCTTTAGGGAGTTTTTGAATGTGAATATTCCGCAATTAAAGCCACAAGATTGCAAAGGAATGCAAATAACAGAGCTTGGAATCCGCACTTATGGGAATGATGCGCATTTGCATAGGAATCCACGCGGGGAAGAGTATTATTGGCTAGGCTTACATCCGCTTGCTTGGAGTGAGCGAGAAAATGGGGAACTCTCTGATTTTAGCGCGATTAATCAAGGCTATGTTTCTATTACGCCTATCACGCTTGATTTTACTGCACGCACGCGTTTAAGTGGGCTTAAGGAGTGGCTAGATGCAAAATAA
- a CDS encoding polyprenyl synthetase family protein has protein sequence MKTLDLVFKEFEVYLKESSPKIPNFHPNYENALWEIVLNGGKRFRPKLLLSIVASYKVENVKLAFAPALALEILHTYSLIHDDLPAMDNAPFRRGCVTLHKKYDEALAILAGDGLNTQAFYLIATSKLKPKIKIKLIESLSYNGGIYGMVLGQALDCHFEGEKLPLEQLRVIHLNKTAKLIAASFEMGAMIAECDKKTRRSLYQLGLDLGLFFQIRDDVIDSTQSTQEAGKPTHNDSAKNSYVNLLGLDGARENAKLLQDSILRQIEALNKPAKKHLNRLLSNYFDI, from the coding sequence GTGAAGACACTAGATTTAGTTTTTAAAGAATTTGAAGTGTATTTAAAGGAGAGTTCTCCAAAAATTCCAAATTTTCATCCAAATTATGAAAACGCGCTTTGGGAAATTGTGCTAAATGGTGGAAAGCGATTCCGTCCTAAGTTACTTTTAAGCATTGTAGCAAGTTATAAGGTAGAAAATGTGAAGTTAGCCTTCGCGCCAGCACTTGCGCTAGAAATTTTGCACACTTATTCTTTAATACATGATGATTTGCCAGCAATGGATAATGCGCCATTTAGGCGTGGTTGTGTGACTCTGCATAAAAAATACGATGAAGCTTTAGCAATTTTAGCAGGCGATGGGTTAAATACACAAGCGTTTTATTTAATTGCAACTTCTAAGTTAAAGCCAAAGATAAAGATTAAACTTATAGAGTCCTTAAGCTATAATGGTGGAATCTATGGAATGGTGCTAGGACAAGCGTTAGATTGCCACTTTGAAGGAGAAAAACTGCCTTTGGAACAACTTAGGGTTATCCACTTAAATAAAACAGCAAAGTTAATCGCTGCTTCTTTTGAAATGGGAGCGATGATTGCAGAGTGTGATAAAAAAACGCGCAGAAGCTTGTATCAGTTAGGTTTAGATTTGGGATTGTTTTTTCAAATCCGTGATGATGTGATTGACTCCACGCAAAGCACGCAAGAAGCGGGGAAGCCTACGCATAATGATAGCGCGAAAAATAGTTATGTGAATTTGCTAGGTTTAGATGGTGCAAGAGAGAATGCAAAGCTCTTACAAGATTCCATATTAAGACAGATTGAAGCTCTAAATAAGCCTGCTAAAAAGCACTTAAACAGACTTTTAAGCAATTATTTTGATATTTAA
- a CDS encoding DUF7488 domain-containing protein — translation MRVFKSVIAGLLCFGVSSFAYDFKACEKRAALSMERVGSTYGVAIDSLGTKAVLFVYSPKQEPRGYKVLKHDPFVGMYLLESKGALEPINLKIINKEILEDEMASVNPKDSVSGKIATRMQSPIDFATLNTPTFQNSLISTICDHIYGIGIGGNAFIEKAYLDRFVNSDSVYYGDIGVRVVENASGVEVSVVDPFFKKNPFKYGDVITSINGEMISNLASFRRVVFDLKKGLVVPVQIKRNGVSMEVQAQVDKLRGGMLLPDNFFSRVHIGVSDNFVITYVGRDAKDGFERLRVGDRVLRVNQHDAPRGNDAIIHLLGEYADKKQRWLISRDDFQFFIDVNDKGVGESQISLTQGLLSEDTRFSF, via the coding sequence ATGAGAGTTTTTAAAAGTGTTATTGCTGGGTTATTGTGTTTTGGTGTTTCTAGTTTTGCATATGATTTTAAGGCGTGTGAAAAAAGGGCGGCTTTGTCTATGGAGCGTGTGGGAAGCACTTATGGAGTTGCGATTGATTCTTTAGGAACAAAGGCGGTGTTGTTTGTGTATTCTCCCAAGCAAGAGCCGCGTGGCTATAAGGTGCTAAAGCACGATCCTTTTGTAGGAATGTATCTTTTAGAATCTAAAGGGGCGTTAGAGCCGATAAATCTTAAGATAATTAATAAAGAAATTTTAGAAGATGAAATGGCAAGTGTGAATCCAAAAGATAGCGTAAGTGGTAAGATTGCAACAAGAATGCAAAGCCCTATTGATTTTGCAACGCTTAATACTCCGACTTTTCAAAATAGCTTAATTAGCACGATTTGCGATCATATATATGGAATCGGAATTGGTGGAAATGCCTTTATAGAAAAGGCGTATTTGGATAGATTTGTTAATAGCGATTCTGTTTATTATGGGGATATTGGCGTGCGTGTGGTGGAAAATGCAAGTGGTGTAGAAGTGAGTGTAGTTGATCCCTTCTTTAAAAAGAATCCTTTTAAATATGGTGATGTGATTACTTCTATTAATGGGGAGATGATTTCAAATTTAGCAAGTTTTCGGCGTGTGGTGTTTGACTTAAAAAAAGGCTTAGTTGTGCCTGTGCAAATTAAGCGTAATGGTGTAAGTATGGAAGTGCAAGCGCAAGTAGATAAGCTGCGTGGTGGAATGCTGCTGCCTGATAATTTTTTCTCACGCGTGCATATTGGTGTGAGTGATAATTTTGTGATTACTTATGTGGGTAGGGACGCCAAGGACGGCTTTGAACGCTTGAGGGTTGGCGATAGGGTGTTGCGTGTAAATCAGCACGATGCACCAAGGGGGAATGACGCGATTATCCACTTGTTGGGGGAATATGCAGATAAAAAACAGCGTTGGTTAATCTCACGCGATGATTTTCAGTTTTTTATTGATGTAAATGATAAAGGAGTGGGGGAGTCGCAAATTTCTCTAACACAGGGGCTTTTAAGTGAAGACACTAGATTTAGTTTTTAA
- a CDS encoding YbaB/EbfC family nucleoid-associated protein, whose amino-acid sequence MFDPKELAKTLGDLQEKFQNAQEANKEVVLSAKSGGGLVSVSANGEGEIIDISIDDSLFEDKESLQILLMIALNDVLKSVESNRKNMAMQMLGNLGDFPLKG is encoded by the coding sequence ATGTTTGATCCAAAAGAGCTGGCAAAAACGCTAGGCGATTTACAAGAAAAGTTTCAAAATGCACAAGAAGCAAATAAAGAAGTTGTGCTAAGTGCTAAAAGTGGTGGTGGTTTGGTGAGTGTAAGCGCAAATGGTGAAGGTGAAATTATTGATATTAGCATTGATGATTCCTTATTTGAGGATAAGGAATCTTTGCAGATTTTGTTAATGATTGCGTTAAATGATGTGCTAAAAAGTGTGGAATCTAATCGCAAAAATATGGCAATGCAAATGCTTGGAAACTTGGGCGATTTTCCGTTAAAGGGGTGA
- the panD gene encoding aspartate 1-decarboxylase — protein MNLTMLYSKIHRASVSDANLNYVGSITIDIALMQAAGLVEGQKVDIVNINNGERFSTYVITGKSGDMCLNGAAARKVQVGDKIIVMAYAQYTQDELKGYEPKVVLVDENNQIVAIKKELGNV, from the coding sequence GTGAATCTTACGATGTTATATAGCAAAATCCATCGCGCAAGTGTGAGTGATGCAAATTTGAATTATGTGGGTTCTATTACAATTGATATTGCTTTGATGCAAGCAGCAGGATTAGTAGAGGGGCAAAAGGTGGATATTGTTAATATTAATAATGGAGAGCGGTTTTCTACTTATGTAATCACAGGTAAAAGTGGAGATATGTGCTTAAATGGAGCAGCAGCACGCAAGGTGCAAGTGGGGGATAAGATTATTGTAATGGCGTATGCGCAATACACGCAAGATGAGCTTAAAGGCTATGAGCCCAAAGTTGTTTTAGTAGATGAAAATAATCAAATTGTAGCGATTAAAAAGGAGTTAGGAAATGTTTGA
- a CDS encoding TolC family protein translates to MQYYLKALLKYGILNALSLVFLACSATLPDSKSLTNSLQSEFNNTSLISLNNSNAKKLTTNPKEQIELLFLDSNLNALFDLALSKNLDLQIAQARILQAQSQLKSAWGSLFPQINSTLNTSTNHTRTDTTPTLKTHTNNTQIGATLSWELDLFGRLRHTKNAKESLYQKSIQDLENAKITLFADIATLYFTLLETQQNLILTKENITHYQEALELTRLKVENGLLDSTELFEKQDLLTQEQNTLETLKSLEVESKNALLILLDLDSNLLPFKISQTLPTPKIYFNLTNLPADTLLSRPDIKASLLSLHAQIYTKANAKASLFPIISISANINEILDSSTQASGNLAWGLASSLSAPILNRTQLTQNYFLQDALLKESYLILQKSLKNAFFEIENASFNVKSAHTQLQNSQKRLENAQNYYNFSLNRHSIGLIDLREHSLNSASLNNAKKSLNTAHSENLKTLISLYKAFGGNLNLQKDFNANP, encoded by the coding sequence TTGCAATATTATCTAAAAGCCCTTTTAAAATATGGAATCTTAAATGCACTAAGCCTTGTGTTTTTAGCCTGTTCAGCCACTCTCCCGGATTCAAAATCCCTAACAAACTCTTTACAATCAGAGTTTAACAACACTAGCTTAATTAGTCTAAATAACTCTAATGCTAAAAAACTAACCACAAACCCAAAGGAACAAATAGAACTTTTATTTTTAGATTCCAACTTAAATGCACTTTTTGATCTTGCTCTAAGCAAAAATTTAGATTTACAAATCGCGCAAGCAAGAATTTTGCAAGCGCAATCCCAACTAAAAAGCGCTTGGGGCTCTTTATTCCCACAAATTAATAGCACACTTAATACAAGCACAAACCACACACGCACAGACACAACCCCCACTCTAAAAACCCACACAAACAACACACAAATAGGTGCGACACTCTCTTGGGAGCTTGATCTTTTTGGCAGATTAAGACACACCAAAAACGCTAAAGAATCTCTTTACCAAAAATCCATACAAGACTTAGAAAACGCTAAAATCACTCTATTTGCCGATATTGCTACACTTTATTTTACCCTACTTGAAACACAGCAAAATTTAATTTTAACCAAAGAAAACATAACCCACTACCAAGAAGCCCTAGAGCTCACGCGCCTAAAAGTAGAAAATGGCTTGCTTGATAGCACAGAACTTTTTGAAAAACAAGATTTATTAACACAAGAACAAAACACACTAGAAACACTAAAAAGCCTTGAAGTAGAGAGCAAAAATGCGCTTTTAATTCTTTTAGATTTAGATTCCAACCTTCTACCCTTTAAAATCTCCCAAACTCTACCCACGCCAAAAATATATTTTAACCTTACAAATCTCCCAGCAGATACGCTACTTTCTCGCCCTGATATTAAGGCTTCACTCTTAAGTCTCCACGCACAAATCTACACAAAGGCAAACGCAAAGGCAAGTTTATTTCCTATTATTTCCATTAGCGCAAATATTAATGAAATTTTAGATTCTAGCACACAAGCAAGTGGTAATCTCGCTTGGGGGCTTGCAAGCTCGCTTAGTGCGCCTATTTTAAATCGCACACAACTCACCCAAAACTACTTTTTGCAAGATGCGCTTTTAAAAGAATCTTATTTAATACTCCAAAAATCCCTAAAAAATGCATTTTTTGAAATTGAAAATGCAAGCTTTAATGTAAAGAGCGCACACACCCAGCTCCAAAACAGCCAAAAACGCCTAGAAAATGCACAAAATTACTATAATTTTTCCCTAAATCGCCACTCCATAGGCTTAATTGATTTAAGAGAACACTCCCTAAATAGCGCTTCTTTAAACAATGCCAAAAAATCCCTAAACACAGCACATAGTGAGAATCTAAAAACACTCATTAGCCTTTATAAAGCCTTTGGAGGAAACTTAAATTTACAAAAGGATTTTAATGCAAACCCCTAA
- a CDS encoding efflux RND transporter periplasmic adaptor subunit yields the protein MQTPKEILNTLNPKRNYKKLFIIISSTALSALLLIMLLFWLKNKEPNYTYTTQPAKIGDIQTSISANGTLSPTHEVSIGSVISGIVLEVLVDVNDEVSKGQILAKIDSESIEQNLLRLEAQLASAKAQLKSAQVNLDEKKWQYQQLQTLHQKTQGKTPSKLDLQSAKTAYNAALSEVGIKEASITEIETSIRSTQVDLKNAHITTPIDGVVLSRSIEVGQSVAASFQAPEFFIIAESLEEMELNVSISEADIGKVAIGQEVHFSVDSYPNKTFSAKVDRVNFGANESTDNIVSYEARISVDNKDLLLRPGMSATADITTKSVKNALLIPASALYFSPSTQEIKKQKSSFNPFGSMRRPKSNTTQKQANSSVWILENKIPKEIPIEVGISDGIFTQIFSDSITQGTEIILSQRIEK from the coding sequence ATGCAAACCCCTAAAGAAATCTTAAACACACTAAATCCCAAGCGTAACTACAAAAAGCTTTTCATTATCATCTCAAGCACAGCTTTAAGCGCACTTTTGCTTATAATGCTTTTATTTTGGCTAAAAAACAAAGAGCCAAATTACACCTACACTACACAGCCTGCTAAAATTGGGGATATACAAACTTCCATTAGCGCAAATGGCACACTATCCCCCACACACGAAGTTTCAATTGGTTCTGTGATTTCTGGGATTGTGCTTGAAGTGCTTGTTGATGTAAATGATGAAGTCAGCAAAGGGCAAATCTTAGCAAAAATTGATAGTGAAAGCATTGAGCAAAACTTATTACGCCTTGAAGCACAGCTTGCAAGCGCCAAAGCCCAACTAAAAAGCGCGCAAGTCAATTTAGATGAAAAAAAATGGCAATACCAGCAACTCCAAACACTCCATCAAAAAACACAAGGTAAAACTCCTTCAAAGCTAGATCTACAAAGCGCCAAAACCGCTTATAACGCAGCGCTTAGTGAAGTTGGAATCAAAGAAGCAAGCATCACAGAGATTGAAACTTCTATCCGCTCCACACAAGTAGATTTAAAAAACGCCCATATCACAACTCCCATTGATGGGGTAGTGCTTAGTCGCTCCATTGAAGTGGGGCAAAGTGTAGCAGCTAGTTTTCAAGCTCCTGAATTTTTTATCATCGCAGAAAGCTTAGAAGAAATGGAGCTTAATGTTAGCATCTCTGAAGCAGATATTGGCAAGGTTGCAATAGGACAGGAAGTGCATTTTAGCGTAGATTCCTATCCAAATAAAACCTTTAGCGCTAAGGTTGATCGCGTGAATTTTGGCGCAAATGAAAGCACAGATAATATTGTATCCTATGAAGCACGCATTAGTGTAGATAACAAAGACTTGCTATTACGCCCAGGAATGAGCGCCACTGCTGACATCACAACAAAAAGTGTCAAAAACGCTCTACTTATTCCAGCAAGCGCATTATACTTTTCCCCTAGCACACAAGAAATAAAAAAACAAAAAAGTAGCTTTAATCCCTTTGGTTCAATGCGCCGCCCAAAAAGCAACACCACACAAAAGCAAGCAAACTCTAGTGTATGGATTTTAGAAAACAAAATCCCAAAAGAAATCCCCATTGAAGTTGGTATTAGCGATGGAATTTTCACACAAATCTTTAGCGATTCTATCACACAAGGCACAGAAATTATTCTCTCCCAAAGAATAGAAAAATGA
- a CDS encoding ABC transporter ATP-binding protein, whose product MTEFITLENLHKTYGKPPNTFEALRGVNLSITQGEFVALMGPSGSGKSTLANILGCLDSPTSGIYNFCGVNISTLNLKQKALLRRNYIGFIFQGFNLLPRTTALENVELPLLYRQIPRKERLKSAMEALAMVGLEQWHNHQSNALSGGQQQRVAIARAIVSKPLFLLADEPTGNLDTTRSVEIMEILKQLNMESKITILMVTHEPEMAQYSTRKIEFLDGKIKSDSSTKSNPRGI is encoded by the coding sequence ATGACAGAATTTATCACCTTAGAAAATCTCCATAAAACCTATGGCAAGCCACCAAACACCTTTGAAGCCTTGCGTGGCGTGAATCTTTCCATCACACAAGGAGAGTTTGTAGCACTTATGGGACCTAGCGGAAGCGGCAAAAGCACGCTAGCAAATATTCTAGGTTGCTTAGACAGCCCTACAAGTGGAATCTATAATTTTTGTGGCGTAAATATAAGCACCCTAAACCTTAAGCAAAAAGCACTTTTGCGCCGCAATTACATCGGCTTCATCTTTCAAGGCTTTAATCTACTTCCACGCACAACAGCCCTAGAAAATGTAGAACTCCCCTTGCTTTATCGCCAAATCCCAAGAAAAGAAAGGCTAAAAAGCGCTATGGAAGCTCTAGCAATGGTAGGCTTAGAACAATGGCACAACCACCAAAGCAACGCCCTAAGTGGTGGGCAACAACAGCGCGTAGCAATCGCAAGAGCCATTGTTTCTAAGCCCTTATTCTTACTTGCTGATGAACCCACAGGAAACCTTGATACAACGCGCAGTGTAGAGATTATGGAAATCTTAAAGCAGCTAAATATGGAATCTAAAATCACAATTTTAATGGTAACACATGAGCCAGAAATGGCGCAATACTCCACACGCAAAATTGAATTTTTAGATGGTAAAATCAAAAGTGATTCTTCTACAAAATCCAATCCAAGGGGAATCTAA
- a CDS encoding ABC transporter permease, whose protein sequence is MLLNAFFLAFRQIKRNFLRSLLTMLGIIIGVSAVIIMITLGNGTTQVVTQRISSLGSNILLVFPARTQNIGGIGRKQFSLNEIKALNLQIAHLARAIAPLSSTSALAQFHKENTQTQIQGIDSAYFLATNWAITSGREFEASDYRAGSNVCIIGKSVQKNLFDKSSTNPLGSRIKLNNIVCECIGILEEKGQGAMGNDQDDVILLPLKTYQRSILKSSSLYNISRIMISLKDNVDSTQALAQITDTLRQIRNIRSGQKDDFEIMDTKQIINIMQNTTSTLTLFLSAIAGVSLIVGGIGIMNIMLVSVTERTKEIGTRIAIGALQSEVLLQFLIEALTLSALGGIVGIILAFFLAFGICQIMDLPFVFDYTIAFIAFLFSACIGILFGYLPARRASRLNPIDALRHE, encoded by the coding sequence ATGCTTCTAAATGCTTTTTTTCTAGCCTTCCGCCAAATCAAGCGTAACTTTTTGCGCTCCCTTCTAACAATGCTAGGAATCATCATTGGAGTTAGCGCAGTGATTATTATGATAACACTTGGTAATGGCACAACACAGGTTGTAACACAACGCATTAGTAGCCTTGGTAGCAATATCTTGTTAGTTTTTCCCGCACGCACGCAAAACATCGGTGGAATCGGTAGAAAACAATTTAGCCTAAATGAAATTAAAGCCCTAAATCTACAAATAGCGCATCTAGCACGCGCCATCGCCCCACTATCTTCTACTTCAGCTCTTGCGCAATTCCACAAAGAAAACACTCAAACACAAATCCAAGGCATAGATTCCGCCTATTTTCTAGCCACAAACTGGGCAATCACTAGCGGAAGGGAATTTGAAGCAAGTGATTATAGAGCAGGAAGTAATGTTTGCATTATTGGAAAAAGCGTGCAAAAAAATCTTTTTGACAAAAGCTCTACAAACCCCCTAGGAAGCAGAATCAAACTTAATAATATCGTATGTGAATGTATAGGAATCCTAGAAGAAAAGGGGCAAGGCGCTATGGGCAACGATCAAGATGATGTGATTTTACTCCCCTTAAAAACCTATCAAAGAAGCATTTTAAAATCAAGCTCACTTTATAATATCTCACGCATTATGATTTCCCTAAAAGATAATGTAGATTCCACACAAGCACTCGCACAAATCACAGACACATTACGCCAAATCCGCAACATTAGAAGCGGGCAAAAAGACGATTTTGAAATAATGGACACTAAGCAAATTATAAATATTATGCAAAACACCACTTCCACACTCACATTATTTTTAAGCGCGATAGCAGGTGTTAGCCTAATTGTAGGTGGAATTGGGATTATGAACATTATGCTAGTTTCTGTAACAGAGCGCACAAAAGAAATCGGCACGCGCATAGCCATAGGCGCATTACAAAGTGAAGTGCTTTTACAATTTTTAATAGAAGCTCTAACCCTAAGCGCGCTTGGCGGAATCGTAGGGATTATCTTAGCATTCTTTCTTGCATTTGGAATTTGCCAAATTATGGACTTACCCTTTGTCTTTGATTACACAATTGCATTTATTGCCTTTTTGTTTTCTGCCTGCATAGGGATTTTATTTGGCTATCTCCCAGCAAGACGCGCTTCAAGGCTAAACCCTATTGATGCCCTAAGACATGAATAA